In one window of Leptospirales bacterium DNA:
- a CDS encoding Na+:solute symporter — MQFSSGDILLIVLYFGLSLGMGLMLSRRGGASLSEYFLSGRSAPWWLVGTGMVATTFAADTPLAVTGLVRGGGISANWIWWSAAIGAALTVFFFARLWRRAGVLTDLEFIELRYSGPLAAFLRGFKAIYFGLFLNIVVMAWVNLAMYKIAAVLFPEIDPRLAVSAAAAATLLYVALTGLWGVAIADAFQFAVAMGGCIALAWFAAGHPAVQQAGGLGAALPEAMLQLLPRFESGGGAGSIASSAFLAYVLVQWWASWYPGQEPGGGGYIAQRIMSARDERHGVKAALWFLIAHYCVRSWPWILAALAAIVIYPGLDAAHGEESYVYLIRDILGSPWRGLLAAAFLGAYMSTIATHLNWGASYVVNDFLRRFWMRKQQEQGGIRAARVVSLLLLVLSLLLSFTVLKSVQGAWEFLLSCTAGMGFVLILRWYWWRINALAEIVAMVAPLWIVSAMKLAASLGVEVPASPQNLFWIAPAVVVCTLAAVYLAGPESPQTLQRFYQRVRPPGPGWLAISGDPQRSSWRVLAPDFAGWLSAVLMIYGLLFALGAALFGRYAEAVGWGALALAASAIVAWMLRRQFRRSE, encoded by the coding sequence ATGCAATTTTCCAGCGGCGATATCCTGCTCATTGTGCTCTATTTCGGTTTGAGCCTGGGAATGGGCCTGATGCTCAGCCGGCGCGGCGGCGCCTCGCTGTCCGAGTACTTCCTCTCCGGCCGCAGCGCTCCGTGGTGGTTGGTCGGCACCGGCATGGTAGCCACTACCTTTGCCGCTGATACCCCCCTGGCCGTCACTGGCCTGGTGCGCGGCGGCGGCATCAGCGCCAACTGGATCTGGTGGAGCGCCGCGATTGGCGCCGCGCTCACTGTCTTCTTTTTTGCGCGGCTCTGGCGACGGGCCGGGGTGCTCACTGACCTGGAGTTTATCGAGCTGCGCTACAGCGGGCCGCTGGCGGCCTTCCTGCGCGGCTTCAAAGCGATCTATTTTGGACTGTTTTTGAATATCGTGGTGATGGCCTGGGTCAATCTGGCAATGTACAAGATTGCCGCAGTCCTCTTTCCTGAAATCGATCCGCGTCTGGCGGTCAGCGCCGCAGCGGCGGCAACCTTGCTCTATGTGGCCCTGACTGGACTGTGGGGCGTTGCCATTGCTGATGCCTTTCAGTTTGCCGTGGCCATGGGCGGCTGCATCGCCCTGGCGTGGTTTGCGGCGGGTCATCCCGCCGTGCAGCAGGCCGGCGGACTTGGCGCAGCGCTGCCGGAGGCTATGTTGCAGTTGCTGCCGCGCTTCGAGAGCGGCGGCGGCGCGGGTAGCATTGCCTCGTCCGCTTTTCTGGCCTACGTTCTGGTGCAATGGTGGGCCTCCTGGTATCCGGGGCAGGAGCCCGGCGGCGGCGGCTATATTGCGCAGCGAATCATGTCGGCGCGTGACGAACGGCACGGCGTCAAGGCCGCGTTGTGGTTCTTGATCGCTCACTACTGTGTGCGATCCTGGCCCTGGATTCTTGCCGCACTGGCCGCGATTGTAATCTATCCCGGGCTTGATGCGGCGCATGGCGAGGAAAGTTATGTATACTTGATTCGCGATATATTGGGTTCGCCGTGGCGCGGTCTGCTGGCTGCGGCCTTTCTGGGCGCCTACATGTCCACCATTGCCACGCACCTGAACTGGGGCGCTTCCTATGTGGTGAACGACTTTCTCCGCCGCTTCTGGATGCGCAAGCAGCAGGAGCAGGGCGGCATCCGCGCGGCGCGCGTCGTTTCTTTGCTTCTGCTTGTGCTATCGCTGCTTTTGTCTTTCACCGTTTTGAAATCCGTTCAGGGCGCGTGGGAATTCTTGCTCAGCTGCACGGCTGGCATGGGCTTTGTCCTGATTCTTCGCTGGTACTGGTGGCGCATCAACGCCCTGGCCGAGATTGTGGCGATGGTGGCGCCGCTCTGGATTGTAAGCGCTATGAAGCTGGCGGCCAGTCTGGGCGTCGAGGTCCCGGCCTCTCCGCAAAATCTGTTCTGGATTGCACCGGCGGTAGTTGTCTGTACGCTGGCAGCGGTCTATCTGGCCGGACCAGAATCGCCGCAGACCTTGCAGCGCTTTTACCAGCGGGTACGACCGCCTGGTCCTGGCTGGCTGGCCATCAGCGGCGACCCACAGCGCTCTTCCTGGCGCGTACTGGCCCCCGATTTTGCGGGCTGGCTGTCGGCAGTGCTGATGATTTACGGACTGCTTTTTGCGCTCGGCGCGGCATTGTTTGGGCGCTACGCTGAAGCGGTTGGCTGGGGCGCCCTGGCGCTGGCGGCCTCGGCCATCGTAGCCTGGATGCTGCGCCGTCAGTTTCGGAGGAGCGAGTGA
- the xerD gene encoding site-specific tyrosine recombinase XerD: MVGAGAELVQNQQKLIKQFQDFLLVEKGLSENSIFSYTYDIKKFQTFLDKTSKDFLEVETEDIANFLKEQRRKKISSRSLARAVAALRQFYKFLKEENKVESNPADKIQTPEVKKTLPDYLSLPEIEELFNAIREDDPYELRDKAMFELLYSSGLRISEACNLKMEDVDLENMFLTVRGKGGRERLVPFGEKAFNILKRYIEGAREDILKSRFSDYLFISKKGDFLNRKSVWRLLKKYLQRTSIRKVVTPHTFRHSFATHLIENNADLRSVQELLGHIDISTTQIYTHLASRTLKEVHKKFHPRG; encoded by the coding sequence ATGGTCGGGGCGGGTGCGGAGTTGGTCCAGAATCAACAAAAGCTGATCAAGCAATTCCAGGACTTTCTCCTGGTCGAGAAGGGGCTGTCGGAAAATTCCATCTTTTCCTACACCTATGACATCAAGAAGTTCCAGACCTTTCTGGATAAGACCAGCAAGGATTTCCTTGAAGTCGAAACTGAAGATATTGCCAACTTCCTGAAGGAGCAGCGGCGCAAAAAGATCTCCAGCCGCTCTCTGGCCCGCGCCGTGGCCGCGCTGCGTCAATTCTATAAGTTCCTGAAAGAAGAGAACAAGGTCGAAAGCAATCCGGCAGACAAGATCCAGACGCCGGAAGTAAAAAAGACCCTTCCCGACTACCTCAGCTTGCCGGAAATCGAGGAATTATTCAACGCGATTCGCGAGGATGACCCCTACGAGCTGCGCGATAAGGCAATGTTTGAACTGCTCTACTCCAGCGGCCTGCGCATCTCCGAAGCCTGCAATCTCAAGATGGAAGATGTCGATCTGGAAAACATGTTCCTGACAGTGCGCGGCAAGGGCGGACGCGAGCGATTGGTGCCCTTTGGCGAAAAGGCCTTCAACATCCTGAAGCGCTACATTGAGGGCGCCCGCGAAGATATTTTGAAAAGCCGCTTCAGCGACTATCTATTCATCAGCAAGAAGGGCGATTTTTTGAATCGCAAATCGGTCTGGCGGCTGCTCAAGAAGTATCTGCAGCGAACCTCAATTCGCAAAGTCGTTACGCCGCACACCTTCCGTCATAGTTTTGCCACACATCTGATCGAAAACAACGCCGATCTGCGCAGCGTCCAGGAGCTGCTCGGTCACATCGATATTTCCACTACGCAGATTTACACGCACCTGGCCAGTCGCACGCTCAAAGAAGTGCACAAGAAGTTTCATCCGCGCGGCTAA
- a CDS encoding DUF2721 domain-containing protein — protein sequence MDFPLLSDVTNIIHIAVAPVFLLTAIATMINSMNTRMARIIDRHRLVKGRLAAAAEAEREELQFEVRHLKRRTRLIYYAIFCFVLSALLVCVVVGGAFVAALLGFALARMVAITFIAGMASMVAGLGLFLREVFLAVSVENHFRS from the coding sequence ATGGATTTTCCGCTGCTTTCCGATGTAACAAATATCATTCACATTGCGGTGGCGCCGGTCTTTTTGCTCACTGCAATTGCCACAATGATCAACTCGATGAACACCCGGATGGCGCGGATCATCGATCGCCACCGATTGGTCAAGGGGCGTCTGGCTGCAGCTGCTGAGGCAGAGCGGGAAGAGCTGCAGTTTGAGGTGCGCCATCTGAAGCGCCGTACGCGTTTGATCTACTACGCCATTTTTTGTTTCGTACTCTCCGCATTGCTGGTCTGCGTGGTGGTCGGCGGCGCCTTTGTAGCCGCCCTGCTTGGCTTCGCTCTGGCGCGTATGGTGGCCATTACCTTCATTGCCGGAATGGCTTCCATGGTTGCGGGCCTTGGCCTCTTTTTGCGCGAGGTCTTCCTGGCCGTCTCCGTCGAGAATCACTTTCGAAGCTAG
- the fliN gene encoding flagellar motor switch protein FliN, with protein MVDGSLSQEEIDLLLQGADDFSGAGSDAGPAVAASALGQDMSPLERETVADLIQHAMSAGTQGLGMILARNARVGAPYAEVKDQSAIERDLKNQYTVFAQNLSGGLNGPVALFIPQADAARLAAVVMGNEATVAANQPLDSAQIAVVKESVGPMLFTMASQLSAKVGQAITPMPVEVRSAAEEPFALRGYPTYLKIQLPFSVENAFESRVQMVLPLALAIDIYNRSRNQGAGGMGGGMGGGIQVPSGPMPGQSGIKDVGFPPLSQQGPGPLQPNMNLLMDVKMTLTVELGRTPMYIKDILALGEGSIIELEKLAGEPVDLLVNSKLIAKGEVVVIDENFGVRVTDIVTPFDRLKKGAQNP; from the coding sequence ATGGTAGATGGTTCGCTTTCACAGGAAGAGATAGACCTGTTGCTGCAGGGCGCTGATGATTTTTCCGGCGCCGGATCCGATGCCGGCCCGGCAGTTGCAGCCTCAGCGCTTGGCCAGGATATGTCGCCGCTGGAGCGCGAGACCGTGGCTGATCTGATTCAGCATGCCATGAGCGCCGGCACCCAGGGTCTGGGGATGATTCTGGCGCGTAACGCACGCGTCGGAGCGCCCTACGCCGAGGTCAAAGACCAGTCGGCCATCGAACGCGACCTCAAGAATCAATACACTGTCTTTGCACAAAACCTGAGCGGCGGACTCAATGGACCGGTCGCTCTGTTCATTCCGCAAGCGGACGCCGCCCGTCTGGCGGCGGTCGTCATGGGCAACGAAGCGACTGTGGCCGCCAACCAACCGCTGGACAGCGCTCAGATCGCTGTGGTCAAAGAATCGGTCGGCCCGATGCTATTCACCATGGCCAGCCAGCTTTCGGCCAAGGTTGGCCAGGCCATTACGCCCATGCCGGTTGAGGTGCGCTCCGCCGCCGAAGAGCCCTTCGCGCTGCGCGGCTATCCGACATACTTGAAGATTCAACTGCCCTTCAGCGTGGAAAATGCCTTTGAATCGCGGGTGCAGATGGTTCTGCCTCTCGCCCTTGCCATCGATATTTACAATCGTTCGCGCAATCAAGGCGCTGGCGGAATGGGCGGGGGAATGGGCGGGGGCATCCAGGTTCCAAGCGGACCGATGCCAGGTCAATCGGGCATCAAGGACGTTGGCTTTCCGCCGCTTTCGCAGCAGGGGCCGGGGCCGCTGCAACCCAATATGAACCTCTTGATGGACGTCAAGATGACGCTGACCGTGGAACTCGGTCGGACGCCAATGTACATCAAGGATATCCTGGCCCTGGGCGAGGGCTCGATCATCGAACTGGAGAAACTGGCCGGCGAGCCGGTGGACTTGCTGGTCAACAGCAAGTTGATTGCCAAGGGCGAAGTAGTGGTCATCGATGAAAACTTTGGCGTGCGCGTAACGGACATTGTGACTCCTTTTGACCGCTTGAAGAAGGGCGCCCAGAATCCTTGA
- a CDS encoding alpha-galactosidase: MNFPDAAEVRLFYRRKAGQKNRLLVEELKGADVLCSADAAMELHLNRSPGELRPLIRRRQEPIIFLDRVEISLRAGKYASISLHDQIEIDRRFRIYQHGYQSWSASGLKRAGDRDSFVRLPWKHRMDENFETPLQGWLPEWFPLHLLARRGRFHSEWLIGLEELDSDQPARILFTGGAPANHSLRFRLRMDPQSGRLLEFAAIWDFNGRAMGNHARESMTPLLWEFSLPGEPRKVGGFETFLDSAVQRACAQLGRTRAEAPIHGWCSWYYYYNKISESILRQNLAEIRRRQLRLDLFQIDDGWQRALGDWTQPNQQFPAGMAALAAEIKAQSMRAGLWLAPFVAMKNAAIFREFPEAVLRDEDSGKPVRALYNPLWGGWAYALDVSHPHYKAWLANVIDTLVRNWGFDYLKLDFLFAACFRGRRADAQSSGARRLHDVLQLIRRVAGRKTFLLGCGAPLWPAAGLVDGMRISVDVNQVWSGNGLSRLLHDRNYPTAQGALINTLTRSFLHRRTWLNDPDCLMVRGRRSSLSLAQVLMMASVMSVSGGMLLLSDDLSELEEERLAIWEKALLVNRRCAAATPIPLGLLEHPFPRGLYNPAGYLGLWNPGSRPGRITVPAPPGLSDSALRGVRDLWTEQELNWRMEDGRISCALGPFESVVGQVG; the protein is encoded by the coding sequence GTGAATTTTCCTGACGCCGCCGAGGTTCGTCTCTTCTACCGTCGCAAGGCCGGCCAAAAAAACCGCCTCCTTGTGGAGGAGCTGAAGGGCGCCGATGTGCTCTGCTCTGCCGATGCAGCAATGGAACTGCACCTCAACCGCAGTCCTGGCGAATTACGCCCCTTGATTCGCCGCCGTCAGGAACCAATCATCTTCCTTGATCGGGTGGAGATCAGTCTACGCGCCGGCAAATACGCCTCCATCTCGCTGCACGATCAGATCGAAATCGATCGTAGATTCCGCATCTACCAGCATGGCTATCAATCCTGGAGCGCCAGCGGCCTCAAGCGCGCCGGCGACCGCGACTCCTTTGTGCGGCTTCCGTGGAAGCACCGCATGGATGAAAATTTTGAGACTCCGCTGCAGGGCTGGCTGCCAGAGTGGTTCCCCCTGCATTTGCTGGCGCGACGCGGTCGCTTTCATAGCGAATGGTTGATTGGCCTTGAGGAATTGGACAGCGACCAGCCGGCGCGCATCTTGTTTACAGGCGGCGCTCCGGCCAACCATAGCCTGCGATTTCGATTACGAATGGACCCGCAAAGCGGCCGCCTGCTGGAATTTGCAGCCATCTGGGATTTCAACGGCCGCGCCATGGGCAACCATGCGCGCGAATCAATGACGCCGTTGCTCTGGGAGTTCTCTCTTCCTGGAGAGCCGCGCAAGGTCGGCGGCTTTGAGACCTTCCTGGACAGCGCCGTCCAGCGCGCCTGTGCACAACTTGGCCGAACCCGCGCCGAAGCGCCGATTCATGGCTGGTGCTCGTGGTACTACTATTACAACAAGATTTCCGAATCAATCCTTCGCCAGAATCTGGCTGAGATTCGTCGCCGGCAGTTGCGCCTTGATCTATTTCAGATTGACGATGGCTGGCAGCGCGCACTGGGCGATTGGACCCAACCAAACCAGCAGTTTCCAGCAGGCATGGCGGCGCTGGCCGCCGAAATCAAAGCGCAATCGATGCGCGCCGGTTTGTGGCTGGCCCCCTTTGTGGCCATGAAAAACGCCGCCATCTTCCGCGAGTTTCCGGAGGCGGTCCTGCGTGACGAAGACAGCGGCAAGCCAGTGCGCGCCCTCTACAACCCGCTATGGGGCGGCTGGGCCTACGCTCTGGATGTCAGTCATCCACACTACAAGGCCTGGTTGGCCAATGTCATTGATACCCTGGTGCGCAACTGGGGCTTCGATTATTTGAAGCTGGATTTCCTCTTTGCCGCTTGTTTTCGCGGCCGGCGCGCCGATGCACAATCCTCTGGAGCGCGCAGGCTTCACGATGTCTTGCAGCTGATTCGCCGGGTCGCCGGACGAAAGACCTTTTTGCTTGGTTGCGGCGCTCCGCTCTGGCCGGCAGCCGGGCTTGTTGATGGAATGCGCATCAGCGTCGATGTGAATCAGGTCTGGTCCGGCAATGGCCTGTCGCGACTTCTGCACGATCGAAATTATCCGACGGCGCAGGGAGCGCTGATCAATACGCTGACGCGCAGTTTCTTACATCGACGCACATGGTTGAATGATCCCGATTGTTTGATGGTGCGCGGACGGCGCAGCAGTCTGAGTCTTGCCCAGGTTCTCATGATGGCCTCGGTAATGTCTGTTTCTGGCGGCATGCTCTTGCTCTCCGACGATCTCTCGGAGCTGGAAGAGGAACGCCTGGCAATCTGGGAGAAGGCGCTGCTGGTCAATCGGCGCTGCGCTGCGGCTACGCCGATTCCGCTGGGACTGCTGGAACATCCTTTCCCGCGCGGGCTCTACAATCCTGCAGGCTATCTGGGCCTCTGGAATCCAGGCTCAAGGCCAGGCCGCATCACTGTGCCGGCCCCGCCTGGCCTCTCCGATTCCGCTTTGCGCGGCGTGCGCGACCTCTGGACCGAGCAGGAGCTGAACTGGCGGATGGAAGATGGCCGCATCAGTTGCGCCCTTGGGCCCTTTGAGAGTGTGGTTGGGCAGGTGGGCTGA
- a CDS encoding cyclic nucleotide-binding domain-containing protein, with protein MELKQFVRRGLLNETPGYRTVLRFGNAPPAHVLMLLEGRARRKLALKPGRWLYENFYPVSFVGLEDLLQGRSRPGGAGVYPGSHYVLWEAEDFRNALNIQPDLARRAIFELSRRIRICDERRHTTDPSLRREHETSLAAPSSELSDALYEMSFAEEDAFPPHLVEKFSRRFAPGEALMLQGDRSAELFIVMEGRLSVYQSHDGERRKIDMLADGDMVGEMAQFDGLPRSADVIAETQTTALALSPENFDVLFQLHPRWSRKLMETLSDRLEQRRRMLAEAPLQGLAG; from the coding sequence ATGGAACTTAAACAATTTGTCCGCCGCGGCCTGCTCAACGAGACTCCCGGCTATCGCACCGTGCTACGCTTTGGCAACGCCCCCCCTGCCCATGTCCTGATGTTGCTGGAGGGTCGCGCCCGGCGCAAACTGGCGTTAAAGCCGGGTCGCTGGCTGTACGAGAATTTCTATCCAGTCTCCTTTGTCGGACTGGAAGATCTGCTGCAGGGTCGGTCGCGGCCGGGCGGCGCCGGCGTCTATCCCGGATCGCATTATGTCCTCTGGGAAGCGGAGGACTTTCGCAATGCGCTGAATATCCAGCCCGATCTGGCGCGTCGGGCGATCTTCGAACTGAGCCGGCGTATCCGCATCTGCGATGAGCGTCGTCATACAACCGATCCCAGCCTGCGGCGCGAACATGAGACTTCGCTGGCGGCGCCCTCCTCCGAATTAAGCGATGCCCTCTATGAAATGAGTTTTGCCGAAGAGGATGCCTTCCCGCCCCATCTGGTGGAAAAGTTTTCGCGCCGCTTTGCGCCGGGCGAGGCGCTGATGCTGCAAGGCGATCGCAGCGCGGAACTCTTCATCGTAATGGAAGGGCGGCTCAGCGTTTACCAGAGCCATGATGGCGAACGCCGCAAGATCGACATGCTGGCCGACGGAGATATGGTCGGGGAGATGGCGCAATTTGATGGTTTGCCGCGATCGGCCGATGTGATTGCTGAAACGCAGACAACTGCGCTGGCGCTGAGTCCCGAAAACTTTGATGTTCTCTTCCAGTTGCACCCGCGCTGGAGCCGCAAGTTAATGGAGACCCTTTCCGACCGGCTGGAACAAAGGCGCCGCATGCTGGCGGAGGCGCCGCTTCAGGGTCTTGCTGGCTAA
- a CDS encoding alpha/beta hydrolase produces the protein MKWLRRILFSLPLLFFAAATGVAFYFTNRALYPEWKTTPGECPERRRDWGKDCGDASRNGEYFVRDINLSSAGPLALDTPAWFLSAADNRERLTLATDGAFHPAGRWAAAFIHGGGADRREGYRYARYFLSRGIDYYMLDTVCHGSAPCAENKALSFGAREQQAVRNLYAAVRPKYDGLILMGTSVGATSLLDALPDLPKVNAVIAENPMFSPEQFFLDTPAAPSFFPKVYRRLLFSLAAWRADFPTDMSPAARLLHYSGAPIYFLHSTEDRLIPPHHSEDLYAEYKGTKLLWITNKGQHARLWNADPADYERRLDDFLNRHALR, from the coding sequence ATGAAATGGCTGCGTCGTATTCTATTCTCCTTGCCGCTGCTATTTTTTGCGGCGGCCACAGGCGTAGCCTTCTACTTCACGAACAGGGCGCTGTATCCGGAGTGGAAGACGACGCCGGGCGAATGCCCTGAGCGACGCAGGGACTGGGGAAAAGACTGCGGCGATGCCAGTCGCAACGGCGAATACTTTGTTCGTGACATCAATCTGTCATCTGCCGGCCCGCTTGCCCTGGACACGCCGGCCTGGTTTCTTTCAGCTGCCGACAACCGCGAGCGCCTGACGCTTGCAACGGACGGCGCATTTCATCCAGCAGGCCGCTGGGCGGCGGCGTTCATTCATGGCGGCGGCGCCGACCGACGCGAGGGCTATCGCTACGCCCGTTACTTTTTGAGCCGTGGTATCGACTATTACATGCTCGATACAGTCTGCCATGGTTCCGCGCCCTGTGCCGAGAACAAAGCCTTGAGCTTTGGGGCCCGCGAGCAACAGGCGGTGCGCAATCTCTATGCCGCCGTTCGCCCCAAATATGACGGACTGATCCTGATGGGAACCTCGGTGGGGGCGACCTCGCTGCTCGACGCCCTGCCTGACCTTCCAAAGGTGAATGCGGTGATTGCCGAGAATCCGATGTTCAGCCCGGAGCAATTTTTCCTGGATACTCCGGCCGCGCCGTCTTTCTTTCCCAAAGTCTACCGGCGACTGCTCTTCTCACTGGCGGCGTGGCGCGCTGATTTTCCAACGGATATGAGCCCGGCGGCTCGCTTGCTCCACTATTCCGGCGCGCCAATCTACTTCTTGCACAGCACAGAAGATCGACTTATTCCGCCGCACCATTCCGAAGACCTCTACGCGGAATACAAAGGTACTAAACTATTGTGGATTACAAACAAAGGTCAGCATGCCCGACTCTGGAATGCCGACCCGGCGGACTACGAGCGAAGGCTGGACGACTTTCTAAATCGACACGCCCTGCGCTAG
- a CDS encoding flagellar biosynthetic protein FliO, with translation MVAASRLLAPGISVLLLLQPLVLHAERVRSEQRSRESASSRRPADRSAPAAPAAAPAPGADSAGGAAQTAPAPAGSRNDAQINEAWMQAIRNEGQAPANGAAPDSAASSDEGRFANPGAGSEGAGESAESGAAPTSPAPATQSSTLFPHEEGPSFLSVALRFFGLLAVMGFVFYLVMRYIRNKSGLPAVGGGELVHVVASIPLVQGKFLQIVDVAGKLMALGVSEAGVQMLTEINDGIAADRIRLWQSSKRPEQAASSALERLVGALKGSDFRFWQTADRKRDFPDFQQLLRAQGAAPLAAVSSAPDAPSGADAADQSDDLKELLRQQKARLTALQRPRKN, from the coding sequence ATGGTCGCTGCATCGCGCCTGCTGGCGCCTGGCATTTCCGTCCTACTGCTCCTGCAGCCGCTTGTGTTGCATGCCGAGCGAGTCCGGAGCGAACAGCGTAGCCGTGAAAGCGCCTCGTCGCGTCGGCCGGCAGATCGATCTGCTCCAGCAGCGCCTGCGGCCGCCCCTGCGCCCGGCGCCGACTCTGCTGGCGGCGCAGCGCAGACCGCCCCGGCGCCGGCCGGCAGCCGCAACGATGCGCAAATCAATGAGGCCTGGATGCAAGCAATCCGCAATGAGGGCCAGGCGCCGGCCAATGGCGCGGCCCCCGACAGCGCCGCTTCAAGCGACGAGGGACGCTTTGCCAATCCGGGCGCCGGATCAGAGGGCGCTGGCGAGTCTGCAGAGAGTGGCGCTGCCCCGACCTCGCCCGCGCCAGCGACACAAAGCAGTACGTTGTTCCCGCACGAAGAAGGACCTTCCTTCCTTTCGGTGGCGCTGCGCTTCTTTGGCCTTCTGGCGGTGATGGGCTTTGTATTCTACCTGGTGATGCGCTACATTCGAAACAAGAGCGGGCTGCCGGCGGTCGGCGGCGGCGAGCTGGTGCATGTAGTGGCATCGATCCCGCTGGTGCAGGGAAAGTTTCTGCAAATCGTCGATGTTGCCGGGAAGCTGATGGCTCTCGGCGTTTCTGAGGCCGGAGTGCAAATGTTGACGGAAATCAACGATGGCATCGCCGCCGATCGCATACGTCTCTGGCAGTCAAGCAAGCGACCGGAGCAGGCCGCAAGCAGCGCGCTGGAACGGCTGGTAGGCGCCCTGAAGGGAAGCGACTTTCGCTTCTGGCAGACCGCGGACCGCAAGCGTGACTTCCCCGATTTTCAGCAATTGCTTCGCGCCCAGGGCGCCGCGCCGCTGGCCGCCGTTTCCTCGGCGCCCGATGCTCCATCTGGCGCCGACGCTGCGGACCAGAGCGACGATCTCAAAGAACTTCTGCGTCAGCAAAAGGCGCGCTTGACCGCTCTGCAGCGCCCTCGCAAAAATTGA